One window of Acidobacteriaceae bacterium genomic DNA carries:
- a CDS encoding sigma-70 family RNA polymerase sigma factor, whose amino-acid sequence MTLLPWKRATDGESPANQRFEELAMPLLASLYNVARWLTHNASDAEDLVQETFLKGLRGFAGFQQGSNFKAWIFRILRNTYLSSRQGLAARRTVALEEEWDDNSAVQLPEAAIDRATPELNLMRLADRAALEDAMQELAPPLLEVLLLCDVEEMKYREIAAVLEIPIGTVMSRIARARAALRAGLEGHRSTAAGARI is encoded by the coding sequence ATGACGCTGTTGCCCTGGAAGCGCGCGACTGATGGCGAGAGCCCTGCCAATCAGAGATTCGAAGAGCTCGCGATGCCGTTGCTCGCCTCGCTTTACAACGTGGCGCGATGGTTGACACACAATGCCAGCGATGCGGAGGACCTCGTGCAGGAGACGTTTCTGAAAGGGCTGCGCGGTTTTGCCGGGTTTCAGCAAGGCAGTAACTTCAAGGCGTGGATCTTTCGAATCCTGCGAAACACCTATTTGAGTTCGCGTCAGGGTCTTGCGGCGAGGCGCACGGTCGCGCTCGAAGAGGAGTGGGATGACAACAGCGCGGTTCAACTGCCCGAGGCGGCGATCGATCGTGCGACGCCCGAGTTGAACCTCATGCGGCTCGCAGATCGAGCCGCACTTGAAGACGCAATGCAGGAATTGGCGCCACCCTTGTTGGAAGTTCTGCTGTTGTGCGATGTGGAGGAGATGAAGTACCGCGAGATTGCGGCTGTGCTGGAGATTCCAATCGGCACCGTGATGTCGCGGATTGCGCGGGCGCGCGCCGCACTGCGGGCCGGCCTCGAAGGTCATCGGAGTACAGCAGCGGGGGCCAGGATATGA
- a CDS encoding metallophosphoesterase, whose amino-acid sequence MQDNRTPPELDAAEASEPELSNNDSGASHDGIDRRNFLSCMAWAGTGLLWSMAGGVPISKLVSANAATPARAAAGSAFSFVQISDSHIGFKKAANQDVAGTLKLAIDKIDAMPVTPDFMLHTGDITQSAKASEFDDAQQIIRGSSIRDVHYVPGEHDTATDDGALYRERFGKGTLGSGWYSFDHKGVHFVGLNNSLQVDAMGGLGADQLDWMKKDLAGHAASTPVVVFAHIPLWMVYPDWGWGTKDGEQALSYLKRFGSVTVLNGHIHQVVQKVEGNVSFHTAASTAFPQPAPGTAPSAGPMVVPAGKLRSVLGVTEVKYVARRGPLAVIDSSLEQEG is encoded by the coding sequence ATGCAGGATAACCGTACACCACCCGAGCTTGATGCAGCCGAGGCGTCTGAGCCAGAACTTTCTAACAACGACAGTGGCGCGAGCCATGATGGAATCGATCGTCGCAACTTTCTGAGTTGCATGGCCTGGGCCGGGACCGGATTGCTCTGGTCGATGGCCGGCGGTGTTCCCATTTCGAAGCTGGTGAGCGCCAATGCCGCCACGCCCGCGCGCGCCGCTGCGGGCTCCGCCTTCAGCTTCGTGCAAATCAGCGACAGCCACATCGGCTTCAAGAAAGCGGCGAACCAGGATGTTGCCGGCACGCTCAAGCTTGCGATCGACAAGATCGATGCCATGCCCGTGACGCCCGACTTCATGCTGCATACCGGCGATATTACGCAGTCCGCCAAGGCATCGGAGTTTGACGACGCGCAGCAGATCATTCGCGGCTCCAGCATCCGTGACGTCCACTACGTGCCGGGCGAGCACGACACTGCAACTGACGATGGCGCGCTCTATCGCGAGCGCTTCGGTAAAGGAACTCTTGGCAGCGGATGGTACAGCTTCGATCACAAGGGGGTTCACTTCGTCGGCCTGAATAACTCGCTGCAGGTGGATGCGATGGGCGGCCTCGGCGCCGACCAGCTCGACTGGATGAAAAAAGACCTGGCGGGACACGCCGCATCCACGCCCGTCGTGGTGTTCGCGCATATTCCACTATGGATGGTTTACCCGGATTGGGGGTGGGGAACCAAGGATGGCGAGCAGGCGCTTTCGTATCTGAAGCGCTTTGGTTCCGTGACCGTGCTCAATGGCCACATTCACCAGGTGGTTCAGAAGGTCGAGGGCAATGTTTCGTTCCACACTGCTGCATCAACGGCATTTCCGCAACCCGCGCCAGGCACGGCTCCAAGCGCAGGACCGATGGTGGTGCCGGCTGGAAAGCTGCGCAGCGTGCTGGGGGTCACTGAGGTCAAGTATGTCGCCAGACGCGGCCCGCTTGCGGTGATTGATTCTTCGCTGGAGCAGGAGGGATGA
- a CDS encoding heme-binding domain-containing protein has protein sequence MNRLPLIGLSTVLATALSLLLARVHLFGNAGLYSHAIVADPIPAEAAMPVPVRALLNQKCVDCHSSQARAPFYGHFAPVSWLLERDIVAARREMNLSNWTGYTPDQQDVFKSKILQQPKSGEMPPLQYRVIHWSSRITPADIQVLAAWAGGEQANDVREEAAQAGDPVSGKAVFERRCTGCHALTTDREGPRLQGVVGRRSASVPGFPYSTAVRQANIIWSEETLDRWLTDPDSLIPNSNMDFRVPQPQERKDLIAYLGTMAAGR, from the coding sequence ATGAACAGGCTGCCTCTCATCGGCCTGTCAACAGTCCTGGCCACGGCTCTCTCGTTACTGCTGGCCCGCGTTCACCTCTTCGGTAACGCGGGTCTTTACTCGCATGCGATTGTGGCCGATCCAATTCCTGCGGAGGCGGCGATGCCCGTTCCTGTACGGGCGCTGCTGAATCAGAAGTGTGTCGATTGTCATTCGTCGCAGGCGCGCGCTCCGTTCTACGGTCACTTTGCACCGGTCTCATGGCTGCTCGAGCGTGACATCGTTGCGGCGCGCAGGGAGATGAATCTCTCGAACTGGACTGGCTACACACCGGACCAGCAAGATGTTTTCAAGTCCAAAATTCTGCAGCAGCCGAAGTCGGGCGAGATGCCGCCGTTGCAGTACCGCGTGATCCACTGGAGTTCTCGCATTACGCCCGCAGACATTCAGGTACTGGCTGCATGGGCAGGCGGCGAACAGGCTAACGACGTCCGGGAGGAAGCCGCGCAGGCGGGAGATCCCGTCAGCGGCAAGGCTGTCTTTGAGAGGCGCTGCACGGGTTGCCACGCGCTGACCACGGACCGCGAAGGGCCGCGCCTGCAAGGCGTCGTCGGGCGGCGCAGCGCGTCGGTCCCTGGCTTTCCTTACTCGACCGCGGTGCGACAAGCAAACATCATCTGGAGCGAGGAAACGCTCGACCGGTGGTTGACTGACCCCGATTCTTTGATTCCGAACAGCAACATGGACTTCCGCGTGCCCCAGCCACAGGAGCGAAAGGATCTGATTGCGTATCTGGGCACAATGGCGGCGGGGCGATAG
- a CDS encoding alpha-amylase family glycosyl hydrolase: MGTATAVPAPVSSTKSGMGSIPYAGGVTFRVWAKFASSVSVAGDFNSWSTTANPLAPDGTSGYWSVDVPGASVGDNYKFYIPGPGLRVDPYAYSVFKDVAAGATNLQLLWKAKVSSQTVTYDTSTGFTMPNWNEIVIYELHIGTFTTPAAGGQGTLITALNKLNSIGSQATGVCFNAIEIMPLGQFLTVTSSGYNPGYIFAVEDTYGGPDAFRDFVNAVHGLQIAVILDVVYNHLGDTDLAQFDGWSIPGIQCQWCGYSPVNGGDYFYQDASLGHTDYSHSRFDFGRTEVKDYLCDNVTRWLQMRFLDGLRFDSTINIRGIQYKGTLERDDANGIALLKEINQQVQAAQPWKLTIAEDLQNWSQITAPLTNGGYGFSAQWSDSLCFALRNAVIPSDDAARPMQPIVDALNALSGANAFKYVVYTENHDRDDPGSYLGGRLPDLIHPGQSNSWESKKRSTLAAAVILTAPAIPMIFEGQEFLAWQPFYNGEAQPAQIDWTMATTFAGITNLYRDMIHLRRNWFNNTRGLQGANLHILPIFADNMLVYHRWNQGGPGDDVIVVCNFANVGYASYAIGLPRSGMWRVRFNSDANTYDSSFSNWSSFDTTASGPALNGMPFSGNIGIGPYTCIILSQD; this comes from the coding sequence ATGGGAACTGCAACCGCTGTACCCGCGCCTGTCTCTTCTACGAAATCCGGCATGGGATCGATCCCATATGCCGGAGGCGTAACCTTCCGCGTCTGGGCGAAGTTTGCATCCTCCGTCTCGGTCGCCGGCGACTTCAATAGCTGGAGCACGACCGCCAACCCGCTCGCTCCGGATGGCACGAGTGGCTATTGGTCGGTGGACGTGCCGGGAGCCAGCGTCGGTGACAACTACAAGTTCTACATCCCCGGCCCCGGATTGCGCGTCGACCCCTACGCTTACTCCGTCTTCAAAGACGTCGCCGCCGGCGCAACGAACCTCCAGTTGCTCTGGAAGGCAAAGGTCTCGAGCCAAACCGTGACCTACGACACCTCCACCGGCTTCACCATGCCGAACTGGAACGAGATCGTCATCTACGAGCTGCACATCGGCACCTTCACCACCCCCGCTGCCGGCGGCCAGGGCACCCTCATAACAGCACTCAACAAATTGAACTCCATCGGCAGCCAGGCCACCGGCGTCTGTTTCAACGCCATCGAGATCATGCCCCTCGGCCAGTTCCTCACCGTCACCTCTTCCGGCTACAACCCCGGCTACATCTTCGCAGTGGAAGACACCTACGGCGGCCCCGACGCCTTCCGTGATTTCGTCAATGCGGTTCACGGCCTTCAAATCGCCGTAATTCTCGACGTCGTCTACAACCACCTCGGAGACACCGACCTGGCGCAGTTCGATGGCTGGTCGATACCGGGAATCCAATGCCAGTGGTGCGGCTATTCCCCCGTGAACGGCGGCGACTACTTCTATCAGGACGCTTCCCTCGGTCACACCGACTACTCGCACTCGCGCTTCGACTTCGGCCGGACAGAGGTCAAGGACTATCTCTGCGACAACGTAACCCGTTGGCTCCAGATGCGATTCCTCGACGGCCTCCGTTTCGATTCCACCATCAACATCCGCGGAATCCAGTACAAGGGCACGCTTGAGCGCGACGACGCCAACGGAATCGCTCTTCTCAAGGAGATCAATCAGCAGGTGCAGGCCGCGCAACCCTGGAAGCTCACCATCGCCGAAGACCTGCAGAACTGGAGTCAGATCACCGCTCCCCTCACAAACGGAGGCTACGGCTTCTCCGCGCAGTGGAGTGACTCACTCTGCTTTGCGCTGCGCAACGCCGTCATTCCCTCCGACGACGCCGCGCGCCCCATGCAGCCCATCGTCGACGCGCTCAACGCGCTCAGCGGAGCCAACGCATTCAAGTACGTCGTCTACACCGAAAACCACGACAGAGATGATCCCGGCAGCTACCTCGGCGGCCGTCTGCCCGACCTCATCCATCCAGGCCAATCCAACAGTTGGGAGTCGAAGAAGCGCTCCACACTCGCCGCTGCCGTCATCCTGACCGCGCCCGCCATCCCCATGATCTTTGAAGGCCAGGAGTTCCTCGCCTGGCAACCGTTCTACAACGGCGAAGCCCAGCCCGCCCAGATCGACTGGACCATGGCAACCACCTTCGCCGGCATCACCAACCTCTACCGCGATATGATCCACCTCCGCCGCAACTGGTTCAACAACACCCGCGGCCTGCAAGGCGCAAACCTGCACATCCTTCCCATCTTCGCCGACAACATGCTCGTCTACCACCGCTGGAATCAGGGCGGTCCCGGAGACGATGTCATCGTGGTCTGCAACTTCGCGAACGTCGGCTACGCCAGCTACGCGATCGGCCTTCCGCGCAGCGGCATGTGGCGCGTCCGCTTCAACAGCGACGCGAACACCTACGACTCCTCGTTCTCCAACTGGAGCAGTTTTGACACGACGGCTAGTGGCCCCGCACTGAACGGCATGCCCTTCAGCGGCAACATCGGCATAGGTCCCTACACCTGCATCATCCTGTCGCAGGATTAG
- a CDS encoding NAD(P)-dependent alcohol dehydrogenase, producing MYNAKAYSVASATSPFAPTSIERRDPTGTDVQMDILFCGICHSDLHQARNEWKDFMPTVYPCIPGHEIVGRVTKVGADVKKFKEGDIASVGCMVDSDGTCPECKAGQEQFCPNVTLTYNFPDKHTGGVTYGGYSDSIVVDERFVLKVPKNLDLAGAAPLQCAGITTYSPMRHWGVTKGKKVGVVGLGGLGHMGVKFAHALGAHTVVFTTSPSKKDDAVRLGADEVILSKDANDMQKHIGSFDFILDAVAAEHDINSYLQMLRRDGSMVLVGAPEKPMPISSFNLIIGRKSLSGSMIGGIAETQEMLDFCGDHNITADVEVIPIQKVNEAYERLLKADVKYRFSIDMASLKYE from the coding sequence ATGTACAACGCCAAGGCTTACTCAGTCGCCAGTGCAACATCGCCGTTTGCCCCCACCTCGATCGAGCGGCGCGATCCAACCGGCACGGATGTGCAGATGGACATACTGTTCTGCGGGATCTGTCACTCGGACCTTCACCAGGCGAGGAACGAGTGGAAGGATTTTATGCCGACGGTTTATCCGTGCATACCGGGTCATGAAATTGTGGGTCGCGTGACGAAGGTCGGGGCGGACGTGAAGAAGTTCAAGGAGGGAGACATTGCGTCGGTCGGCTGCATGGTGGATTCGGATGGGACGTGTCCGGAGTGCAAGGCGGGGCAGGAGCAGTTCTGTCCGAATGTGACGCTGACATATAACTTCCCGGACAAGCATACGGGCGGTGTGACCTATGGAGGGTACTCGGACAGCATTGTGGTGGACGAGCGGTTTGTGCTGAAGGTGCCGAAAAACCTGGACCTGGCGGGTGCGGCGCCGCTGCAGTGCGCGGGCATTACGACTTACTCGCCGATGCGGCACTGGGGCGTGACGAAGGGCAAGAAGGTGGGCGTGGTTGGGCTCGGCGGGCTGGGCCACATGGGAGTGAAGTTTGCGCATGCGCTGGGAGCGCACACGGTGGTGTTTACGACGTCGCCGAGCAAGAAGGATGACGCGGTGCGGCTAGGCGCCGATGAGGTGATTCTGTCGAAGGATGCGAACGACATGCAAAAGCATATCGGGAGCTTCGACTTCATTCTCGATGCGGTTGCTGCCGAACACGACATTAATAGCTATCTGCAAATGCTGCGGAGGGATGGCAGCATGGTGCTGGTCGGCGCGCCGGAGAAGCCGATGCCGATCTCGAGCTTCAATCTGATCATTGGCCGGAAGAGTTTGTCGGGGTCGATGATTGGAGGGATTGCGGAGACGCAGGAGATGCTGGACTTCTGCGGCGATCACAACATCACGGCGGACGTTGAGGTGATTCCGATCCAGAAGGTGAATGAGGCTTACGAGCGGCTGCTGAAGGCGGATGTGAAGTACAGGTTCTCGATCGATATGGCTTCGCTGAAGTACGAGTAA
- a CDS encoding zf-HC2 domain-containing protein — translation MSDHLSERMLSAVVDAELSGEELARANDHLATCLKCSSRCLSMGLMKREVATVGRRYDLPRDFERQMRRVAAEPRTGQVGWPRWAAVAAVIAVCVGLAIGWSASRGKTNQAALVGEVTDQHIATLAGTGPPEVISSDRHTVKPWFQGKLPFSFNLPASLPPDTTLDGANLTYLQGKPVAQLLFSIGKHKVSVFVEQAPGSAAIPKTERAGFNVSGFRTSELEMIAVSDVDPRRLDDLVTVLRAAQ, via the coding sequence ATGAGCGACCATCTTTCCGAGAGGATGCTAAGCGCAGTCGTCGACGCGGAGCTAAGCGGCGAGGAACTGGCGAGAGCCAATGACCACCTCGCGACGTGCCTCAAGTGCAGCTCTCGCTGTCTGTCGATGGGTCTCATGAAGCGCGAGGTTGCGACTGTTGGCCGCCGCTATGATCTTCCGCGCGATTTTGAGCGGCAAATGCGCCGGGTGGCCGCGGAACCGCGCACCGGGCAAGTCGGCTGGCCGCGCTGGGCGGCTGTTGCTGCGGTGATCGCCGTTTGTGTCGGCCTTGCCATCGGCTGGAGTGCGTCGCGCGGGAAGACGAACCAGGCTGCGTTAGTCGGCGAGGTCACCGATCAGCACATCGCAACCCTCGCGGGAACCGGGCCGCCTGAAGTCATCTCGTCGGACCGGCACACCGTCAAGCCGTGGTTCCAGGGAAAGCTTCCCTTCAGCTTCAATCTGCCGGCGTCTCTTCCGCCCGACACGACGCTCGACGGCGCGAACCTCACGTATCTGCAAGGCAAGCCTGTCGCGCAGCTCCTGTTCAGCATCGGCAAGCACAAAGTTTCGGTGTTCGTGGAGCAGGCCCCAGGCTCAGCGGCGATTCCCAAAACGGAACGGGCGGGCTTCAATGTCTCAGGCTTCCGAACCTCCGAGCTTGAAATGATCGCAGTAAGCGACGTCGACCCAAGGCGTCTGGATGATCTGGTAACGGTGCTCAGAGCAGCTCAATGA
- a CDS encoding tetratricopeptide repeat protein, with product MQFLTLIAALLFAVSASAQNLPAGTREADSPSPQDATNAQIRSAESALESGDYAAAITALKPLAASQPRNAHILYDLGFAQEHTGDDTAAAASYKQAIAADPSLAQPQLALGLLDARNDRLDAAHRELQAASNLADTSPDLRARALRSLAVLDEHADPDAARDELLAALKLTPETPADILLAARLAEHANAFPEAESAYRRLLAITPNDPAATAGLAHSLAAQGKTAEAESVLTSALKTTPADPRLLSQLAAVYGAEGKSDQAIPPIEQLRASDSNAAANPAITRLLAHLYTLTGDNAKAEPLLRSLVQQSPNDPMLLDDLASSLVEQQKFAEAQTLLAKAVAMRSSFPSDADWGEAAGHLAFAASRNHDPQLTLHALAERATVLPNSPASLFLEATAHDTLHQNKDAERAYRAFLALAGGKYPDQEFQARHRLIALEGEK from the coding sequence ATGCAATTTCTCACCCTGATCGCAGCGCTCCTGTTCGCTGTCTCCGCATCCGCGCAGAACCTTCCCGCCGGAACCCGAGAAGCCGATTCCCCCTCCCCGCAGGACGCCACCAACGCCCAGATTCGCTCCGCCGAATCCGCCCTGGAGAGTGGCGACTACGCCGCAGCCATCACCGCCCTCAAGCCGCTCGCCGCCTCCCAGCCCAGGAACGCCCACATCCTCTACGATCTCGGCTTCGCCCAGGAGCACACCGGCGACGACACCGCTGCGGCAGCCTCCTACAAGCAGGCCATCGCCGCCGATCCATCTCTCGCCCAACCCCAACTGGCACTTGGCCTGCTTGACGCCCGCAACGACCGCCTCGATGCCGCCCACCGCGAACTCCAGGCCGCCAGCAACCTGGCCGACACCAGCCCCGACCTGCGTGCCCGCGCCCTGCGCTCACTCGCCGTCCTGGACGAGCACGCCGACCCTGACGCCGCCCGCGACGAGCTGCTTGCCGCCCTCAAGCTCACCCCCGAGACGCCGGCCGATATCCTGCTCGCCGCCCGGCTCGCCGAGCACGCCAACGCGTTCCCCGAGGCCGAATCAGCCTACCGCCGCCTGCTCGCCATCACCCCCAACGACCCTGCCGCCACCGCCGGCCTCGCCCACTCCCTCGCCGCCCAAGGCAAGACGGCAGAAGCCGAGTCCGTCCTTACCTCCGCCCTCAAAACCACCCCCGCCGACCCGCGACTCCTCTCGCAATTGGCAGCCGTGTATGGCGCGGAGGGCAAGAGTGACCAGGCGATTCCGCCGATCGAGCAACTGCGCGCTTCAGATTCAAATGCGGCTGCGAATCCCGCGATTACGCGGTTGCTGGCTCACCTGTACACGCTGACCGGCGACAATGCGAAGGCTGAGCCGCTATTGCGATCTCTTGTGCAGCAAAGCCCGAACGACCCGATGCTGCTCGACGATCTCGCGAGTTCACTTGTTGAGCAGCAGAAGTTCGCCGAAGCGCAGACACTACTGGCCAAAGCGGTCGCTATGCGATCAAGTTTCCCCTCGGACGCGGACTGGGGCGAAGCGGCCGGACACCTGGCGTTTGCGGCTTCCCGCAACCACGATCCACAACTGACATTGCACGCGCTCGCTGAGCGTGCTACAGTTCTGCCCAACTCGCCAGCGTCCCTCTTCCTTGAGGCAACGGCGCATGACACGCTGCATCAGAACAAGGACGCGGAACGAGCGTATCGTGCATTCCTGGCACTAGCCGGCGGGAAGTATCCTGATCAGGAGTTTCAGGCACGCCACCGACTGATCGCCCTGGAAGGCGAGAAGTAG
- a CDS encoding S53 family serine peptidase has product MKLRALVATATFVCALTSPAISQSSNSAKLATPQVLGAADPATTTHFSVFLPLRNTAALEQLVADQTNSSSPSYHQWLTPSEFKSRFGPNPGDVQRVINRLEGAGFTITAEHTQSIEVTGPVAAVEALFSTRLNQVKTRNGKIRLSAHARPLTLPAELAAAGAVIPAFYPELAAHVHSSQLAAASSTLGQLASTHSVSPDQRISTAALFYLPDDLNEAYSLPSFQTEAGSFFSPKKKQIAGVGSHIAIVIDSVIDPADINNSFNTSLSLGPFVDIQDYSAVSNLPVPSVTIRPVDGGSGPFNPGSASAVEASLDTQMSLGTAPGAQETIYDMPDLTYASEADAYAAIDDDNSVDVVSSSFGGCELYFTAAYNGGTDFTSIPKQIHQLFLQGNAQGITFLASSGDSGAVPCLSSAFINNPTDGTSFVKGVEYPASDPSVSGIGGTNLVTVPTPTPNDSTYSQENAQFDPLLPAEFELAPGDIVSVNNNTWGSGGGYSVIFPKPLYQLLTPTSQPGRAVPDASLMMGGCPADADIAAGACSEPTSADIIWVGGGLDLVIGTSSSSPEMAGVLALDVELNGRMGNANPLIYSLSLLQTVAGGAKAPAPLQYFHRNIQGNNNGYTVTPGQPYSTVLGNGTLDVKNFLQLQNAAPAGTPGTPSNP; this is encoded by the coding sequence ATGAAACTTCGCGCGCTCGTTGCGACGGCCACGTTTGTCTGTGCTCTCACATCTCCTGCCATTTCACAATCCAGCAATTCGGCGAAACTCGCCACACCTCAGGTGCTCGGAGCCGCAGATCCCGCTACCACCACCCACTTCAGCGTCTTCCTTCCTCTCCGCAACACTGCCGCTCTCGAGCAGCTTGTAGCTGACCAGACCAACTCCTCCTCGCCCAGCTATCACCAGTGGCTCACGCCCTCCGAGTTCAAGTCGCGCTTCGGTCCCAATCCCGGCGACGTCCAGCGCGTCATCAACCGCCTCGAAGGCGCCGGCTTCACCATCACCGCCGAACACACGCAAAGCATCGAGGTCACCGGCCCCGTCGCCGCGGTCGAAGCCCTCTTCTCCACTCGCCTTAACCAGGTCAAAACCCGGAACGGAAAGATCAGGCTGTCTGCCCACGCGCGTCCTCTCACGTTGCCCGCAGAGCTCGCAGCCGCCGGCGCAGTCATCCCCGCCTTCTACCCGGAGCTCGCGGCGCACGTCCACTCCTCACAGCTCGCCGCAGCCTCCTCAACCCTTGGCCAGCTCGCCTCCACTCACAGCGTCTCGCCGGACCAGCGCATCTCTACCGCCGCTCTCTTCTACCTGCCGGACGACCTCAACGAAGCCTACTCGCTGCCCTCGTTTCAAACGGAAGCGGGATCCTTCTTCTCGCCTAAGAAGAAGCAGATCGCCGGCGTAGGCTCGCACATCGCCATCGTCATCGACTCCGTCATCGACCCAGCGGACATCAACAACAGCTTCAACACCTCGCTCTCCCTCGGTCCCTTCGTCGACATCCAGGACTACTCTGCCGTCTCTAACCTCCCCGTGCCCTCCGTCACCATTCGCCCCGTCGACGGCGGCAGCGGCCCCTTCAATCCCGGCTCCGCCAGCGCCGTCGAGGCCTCCCTCGACACCCAGATGTCTCTCGGCACCGCACCCGGCGCTCAGGAGACCATCTACGACATGCCTGACCTCACCTACGCCTCCGAGGCAGACGCCTATGCCGCCATCGACGATGACAACTCCGTCGATGTCGTCAGCTCCTCCTTCGGCGGGTGCGAGCTTTACTTCACAGCCGCGTACAACGGCGGCACCGACTTCACCAGCATCCCCAAACAAATCCACCAGCTCTTCCTGCAGGGCAACGCGCAAGGCATCACCTTCCTCGCCAGCTCCGGCGACAGCGGTGCCGTTCCCTGCCTCTCGTCCGCCTTCATCAACAACCCCACCGACGGCACCTCCTTCGTCAAGGGCGTCGAATATCCGGCCTCGGACCCGTCCGTCAGCGGCATCGGCGGCACCAACCTCGTCACAGTCCCCACTCCCACCCCCAACGACTCCACCTACTCGCAGGAGAACGCCCAGTTCGATCCGCTCCTTCCCGCGGAGTTTGAGCTCGCTCCCGGCGATATCGTCTCCGTCAACAACAACACCTGGGGCTCCGGCGGCGGCTACAGCGTCATCTTCCCCAAGCCTCTCTATCAACTTCTCACTCCAACCTCCCAGCCCGGCCGCGCCGTTCCTGATGCCTCACTCATGATGGGCGGCTGCCCTGCGGACGCGGACATCGCCGCAGGCGCCTGCAGCGAACCGACCAGCGCAGACATCATCTGGGTCGGTGGTGGTTTGGACCTCGTCATCGGCACCAGCTCGTCCTCGCCCGAGATGGCCGGCGTCCTCGCGCTCGATGTCGAGCTGAACGGCCGCATGGGCAACGCCAACCCGCTCATCTACAGCCTGTCGCTCCTGCAGACCGTTGCCGGCGGCGCAAAGGCTCCTGCACCTCTTCAGTACTTCCACCGCAACATTCAAGGCAACAACAACGGCTACACCGTCACGCCCGGCCAGCCCTACAGCACGGTCCTGGGCAACGGCACGCTCGACGTCAAGAACTTCCTCCAGCTCCAGAACGCCGCGCCTGCCGGCACACCCGGCACGCCCAGCAATCCCTAG